A genomic stretch from Marinitoga litoralis includes:
- the dnaB gene encoding replicative DNA helicase gives MNKEIVPPHSTEAEEALLGSIFLDPQILPDILEEVRSNDFYNQQYQIIFRTIEDLFDRGLPVDAITVMENLRNANLLEKAGGEDKLIYLAEVVPTPANALYYAKIVKDKSLLRSLVSASSEIVEATKIMGEAEEILDFAEKKIFEIAESRATRTYDSVPNIVHDVFEKLDELKKRASVEPNALVTGLPTGFISLDRLTSGFHKSDLIIIAARPSMGKTAFALNVASNLALKYNIPIAMFNLEMSKEQLVQRILCAEAQVDLQKVRTGMLNNEDWNKLVTAAHKLSQSKIVVDDEPGLDPRTLRAKARRMKREYGIEAIFIDYLQLMSTKGRGSESRQQEISEISRSLKLLARELNVVIVALSQLSRAVEQREDKRPRLSDLRESGAIEQDADMVMFLYRDAYYKRKKESENNKDKNNENLILNHPHESELIIGKQRNGPVGTIKLMFDPKVTLFFEKDSIHSETY, from the coding sequence TTGAATAAAGAAATTGTACCACCACATAGTACAGAGGCCGAAGAAGCTTTATTAGGAAGTATATTTTTAGACCCTCAAATTTTGCCTGATATTTTAGAAGAAGTAAGATCTAATGATTTTTATAATCAACAATATCAAATAATTTTTAGAACAATAGAGGATTTATTTGATAGAGGATTACCAGTGGATGCTATTACAGTTATGGAAAATTTAAGAAATGCAAATTTATTAGAAAAAGCTGGTGGAGAGGATAAATTAATATATTTAGCAGAAGTAGTGCCAACCCCGGCAAATGCATTATATTATGCTAAGATAGTAAAAGATAAATCTTTATTGAGGAGTTTAGTTTCAGCAAGTTCTGAAATAGTAGAAGCTACAAAAATTATGGGCGAAGCTGAAGAGATACTGGATTTTGCTGAAAAGAAAATATTTGAAATTGCTGAATCAAGAGCTACAAGAACATATGATTCTGTTCCTAATATTGTTCATGATGTTTTTGAGAAATTAGATGAATTAAAAAAGAGAGCATCTGTTGAACCCAATGCACTTGTTACAGGTCTACCTACAGGGTTTATATCTTTAGATAGATTAACTTCAGGGTTTCATAAGTCTGATTTAATTATTATAGCTGCAAGGCCATCAATGGGTAAAACAGCATTTGCTTTAAATGTAGCGAGCAATTTAGCATTAAAATATAACATTCCAATAGCGATGTTTAATCTTGAAATGTCTAAAGAACAATTAGTTCAAAGAATTTTATGTGCAGAAGCTCAGGTGGATTTGCAAAAAGTTAGAACCGGAATGTTAAATAATGAAGATTGGAATAAATTAGTTACTGCTGCCCATAAATTATCTCAATCAAAAATTGTCGTTGATGATGAACCAGGTCTGGATCCTAGAACTTTAAGAGCAAAAGCTAGAAGAATGAAAAGAGAATATGGTATTGAAGCCATTTTTATTGATTATTTACAATTGATGTCTACTAAAGGTAGAGGTTCTGAAAGTAGGCAACAAGAAATTTCTGAAATATCTAGATCTTTAAAACTTTTAGCTAGGGAATTAAATGTTGTTATAGTTGCTTTATCACAATTATCTCGTGCTGTTGAGCAAAGAGAAGATAAAAGGCCAAGGCTGAGTGATTTAAGAGAATCTGGAGCAATTGAACAAGATGCTGATATGGTAATGTTCTTATACAGAGATGCGTATTATAAAAGGAAAAAAGAAAGTGAAAATAATAAGGATAAGAATAATGAAAATTTAATATTAAATCATCCTCACGAATCTGAATTAATAATCGGAA